In the genome of Podospora pseudocomata strain CBS 415.72m chromosome 2 map unlocalized CBS415.72m_2.2, whole genome shotgun sequence, one region contains:
- a CDS encoding uncharacterized protein (EggNog:ENOG503NYPG; COG:S), with translation MAATGHHEADNYNMSYPEPPHFSSAPMDLGLSPEPYSAYSRSSHEFPTTIGYEHGAIYTADTPYLYSHNGNHERSSPGMYPDDSDLRGPASDLSIASASSSNAGSPNSSHGQMAPIPEWATGPHGLGVTPGIVDASDFHLPGSEYSYAPGVYGDEYSTAFEYPSGKTPGFVDPILIHPDARPMTMSGFEQQPYSAQPNSAYPASPALSASPQLRNGSTSPFMHNNYQYSPYPPPVEAQRRPSLVSFHSNYSGEQQYSGDEFKEKQRCPHPECGKVFKDLKAHMLTHQEERPEKCPITTCEYHVKGFARKYDKNRHTLTHYKGTMVCGFCPGSGSAAEKSFNRADVFKRHLTAVHGVEQTPPNSRKKAAAGNNGTKKLTGYAPDATGKCSTCSSTFSNAQDFYEHLDDCVLRIVQQEDPAEAINAQRLAEVENDRDVHNTLEKNNLPTTTMTLQDGEDEDENMDDGDDDELRARGLKGSPTKRKGGNPQNGVQKSRGLTHSRGGVTLPTKTRGRKNRRDYPSSWGFDKGQMTMKKRVMAVFDGPRRLAKDDMMLSTEQEVRIKLSDGKSYVTDLDMQTLKRADGFLNATKEEKGPWVSDDPTEEQLKQMLTYTAPEPTTTAAAAAAQ, from the exons ATGGCGGCAACTGGCCACCACGAGGCCGACAACTACAACATGAGCTACCCAGAACCCCCTCACTTCTCATCCGCGCCCATGGACCTGGGACTTTCCCCAGAGCCCTACAGCGCATACTCCAGGTCATCACACGAGTTCCCGACGACAATTGGCTATGAGCACGGAGCCATCTACACCGCCGACACACCATACCTCTACAGCCATAACGGTAACCACGAGAGGTCATCACCTGGCATGTACCCAGACGACAGCGATCTGAGAGGACCAGCTTCGGATCTGAGCATCGCCAGcgcctcatcctccaacgcAGGCTCCCCAAATTCGAGTCACGGCCAAATGGCGCCGATCCCTGAGTGGGCCACGGGCCCCCACGGACTTGGGGTTACCCCGGGCATCGTCGACGCAAGCgacttccacctccccggCAGCGAATATTCATACGCGCCCGGTGTCTATGGTGATGAGTACAGCACAGCTTTCGAGTATCCCAGCGGGAAAACACCAGGCTTTGTTG ATCCCATCTTGATTCACCCAGACGCGAGACCAATGACCATGTCTGGCtttgagcagcagccatATTCGGCCCAGCCCAACTCCGCATATCCTGCCTCTCCTGCTCTGTCTGCCTCCCCACAACTGCGAAACGGCAGCACTTCGCCCTTCATGCACAACAACTACCAGTACTCGCCATACCCGCCACCAGTGGAGGCCCAAAGGAGACCAAGCCTTGTTTCTTTCCACTCCAACTACTCGGGCGAGCAGCAATACAGCGGCGATGAgttcaaggagaagcagaggTGCCCACATCCCGAGTGCGGCAAGGTGTTCAAGGACCTCAAGGCGCACATGCTCACTCACCAAGAGGAGCGCCCCGAGAAGTGCCCCATCACAACATGCGAGTATCACGTGAAGGGGTTCGCGAGAAA ATACGACAAGAACAGACATACCCTTACACATTACAAGGGCACCATGGTCTGCGGTTTCTGCCCGGGGTCTGGCTCCGCGGCCGAGAAGTCGTTCAACCGTGCCGATGTGTTCAAGCGCCACTTGACTGCTGTGCACGGTGTCGagcaaacaccacccaatAGCCGGAAAAAGGCTGCCGCTGGAAACAACGGGACCAAGAAGTTGACTGGCTACGCCCCTGATGCGACTGGCAAGTGCTCCACTTGCTCGTCAACCTTCAGCAACGCCCAGGACTTCTACGAGCATCTTGACGACTGTGTGCTCCGCATTGTCCAGCAAGAGGACCCAGCAgaggccatcaacgcccagcggttggccgaggtggaaaACGATCGCGACGTACACAACACCCTGGAGAAGAACAacctcccaacaaccaccatgACACTTCAAgatggcgaggacgaggatgagaacATGGatgacggcgatgatgatgagctcaGGGCTCGCGGCCTCAAGGGCTCGCCCACCAAGAGGAAGGGTGGAAACCCACAAAACGGCGTGCAAAAGTCCCGCGGGCTTACACACTCGCGCGGCGGTGTCACGCTCCCCACCAAGACCCGGGGTCGCAAGAACAGGCGCGACTATCCTTCCTCATGGGGCTTCGACAAGGGTCAGATGACAATGAAGAAGCGCGTCATGGCGGTATTCGACGGCCCCCGCCGCCTGGCCAAGGACGACATGATGCTCTCGACCGAGCAAGAAGTCCGCATCAAGCTCTCCGACGGCAAGTCTTACGTCACCGACCTCGACATGCAAACGCTCAAGCGTGCCGACGGCTTCCTCAACgcgaccaaggaggagaagggtccCTGGGTCTCGGACGACCCGACCGAGGAGCAGCTCAAGCAGATGCTTACCTACACCGCCCCggaaccaacaaccaccgctgctgccgccgccgctcaGTAA
- a CDS encoding uncharacterized protein (EggNog:ENOG503P1WG; COG:S): MALTSRLALTGPDTTDPEDYLSSSLGIIFPDDVTNQHGDADHGLLYTSPYLPQSLQFSLANVTEEKERHLFSHYLWNSSLMLAELIEAGTLGLDIPWSGLGGEIKDFDVTGLETVELGAGTALPSIMGGLMGSKRVVVTDYPAPEVIKTLKENVLRGVKKKNGVDGRGFFDKEKLAEVGLEVERLWERDCDGGEREWVWDRGVEDISVRKRWLAVGVLRRIRKSE; encoded by the exons ATGGCCCTCACCTCCCGCCTCGCCCTCACCGGCCCCGACACCACCGACCCAGAAGACtacctttcctcctccctagGCATCATCTTCCCCGACGACGTAACCAACCAACACGGCGACGCCGACCACGGCCTCCTCTACACCTCCCCCTACCTCCCGCAATCCCTGCAATTCTCGCTCGCCAACGTCACCGAGGAAAAAGAGCGCCACCTCTTTTCCCATTACCTCTGGAATTCATCCCTCATGCTCGCTGAACTCATCGAAGCCGGCACTCTGGGGCTGGACATCCCCTGGTCAGGCCTCGGTGGCGAGATCAAAGATTTTGATGTCACGGGCCTGGAAACGGTGGAATTAGGGGCGGGGACGGCACTGCCAAGTATaatggggggtttgatggggagcaagagggtggtggtgactgaTTATCCTGCTCCAGAGGTGATCAAGACACTCAAGGAGAATGTGCTGAGGGGagtgaaaaaaaagaatggggttgatgggag AGGGTTTTTTGACAAGGAGAAATTGGCTGAGGTagggttggaggtggagaggttgtgggagagggattgtgatgggggtgagagGGAGTGGGTTTGGGATCgtggggtggaggatattAGTGTTaggaagaggtggttggcggttggggtgttgaggaggatacGGAAGAGCGAGTGA
- the HRD1 gene encoding E3 ubiquitin-protein ligase hrd1 (EggNog:ENOG503NVCJ; BUSCO:EOG09263X0V; COG:O), giving the protein MRLQWYATASMASAAAVVASAFYQRANFYSAMVHLAQSSMSLLVLANLVFVVYGSLVYGFQRLCFGPLRPTEIEQLYERGWFAVTETCLAMTIFRDELGPSFVIMFTALITGKVWGWISEGRVEVLEQQPPANPRLFHTRLSVSLLVSILYDVFLLSYAATTVWQQARRTVMVMFLFEFAVLTVCSLHTTGRYILSLVEQQVNRIQTQQRLEERRRQVREQRAGILRRRAEGTAEDDDEELPNEEDVDEMDIEVPGWESKGHWILSLDLFADFVKLTLYTVFFCALVIFFNFPIHIVRDWFMTARSFLKRLRALLRYRQALKHMDQYPDATVEDLGRDETCIICREEMRPWDANDTNQIERTRAKKLPCGHILHFGCLKSWLERQQVCPTCRRPVAREGQQPARNGDAVVFRLGLGLPPGPNQPAQAQFPPNGQPPAGQPPQGGAAGLQGNNRNRNVRMFNFGPLRLGFAQGGVEEIREMAQRMGMPPDAAHPAPPAPAAPAPADNAAVNVNTPGAGLDQIRGQLTDLSTRIQQEMANLNHAAHESYLLQHMVNELTRLRQTPTQQAGQRQGIPLVPGQVVVPPQPVANIQHLAQAPAQAAVQPGVQPAGQPATQSPVMLLGQPYIQGQPHPALHHPGVLQAQVHAFLPRAQPTIGRLGAESGAAIPAGSPDLPEGVTIPAGWSLVPLQRAENGVVEPSPLSGQLPANALRDRLQNLAPERPRSSLSRGTSPLGRDTTSVAGYEAESSQTAEARGAVPSDAASNTQRTVSPSHTASTATSAVPNWGGPAQLFGGRTTSPSQTEAEAGSSRAASESNGSAGPSAQNGSTSNSKSTARLASVEDAENEEDE; this is encoded by the exons ATGCGGCTCCAGTGGTACGCAACG GCCTCCATGGCCTCTGCGGCCGCCGTGGTCGCATCCGCTTTCTATCAACGTGCCAATTTCTACTCGGCCATGGTCCATCTTGCGCAAAGTAGCATGTCTCTCCTG GTTCTCGCAAATCTGGTGTTCGTTGTCTATGGATCTCTTGTGTATGGCTTCCAACGCCTCTGCTTCGGCCCCCTGCGACCGACCGAAATCGAACAACTCTACGAACGGGGCTGGTTCGCCGTCACCGAAACCTGCCTTGCCATGACCATATTCCGGGACGAACTCGGCCCCTCCTTTGTGATCATGTTTACCGCGCTCATCACTGGGAAGGTGTGGGGTTGGATCAGTGAAGGTCGCGTCGAAGTGCTggagcaacaaccccctgcGAACCCCCGACTGTTCCATACCAGACTCAGCGTCTCTCTGCTGGTCAGTATTCTTTACGACGTCTTCTTGCTCAGCTATGCCGCCACTACCGTCTGGCAACAAGCCCGCCGCACCGTCATGGTCATGTTCCTATTCGAGTTTGCCGTCCTCACGGTCTGTTCCCTGCACACGACTGGTCGGTATATCCTCTCGCTGGTGGAACAACAGGTCAACAGGATCCAAACGCAACAACGCTTGGAAGAACGCCGTCGCCAGGTTCGAGAGCAGAGGGCCGGAATTCTGAGGCGGAGAGCCGAGGGTACcgctgaggatgatgacgaggaactGCCCAACGAGGAAGATGTCGACGAGATGGACATTGAAGTGCCAGGGTGGGAATCCAAGGGCCACTGGATTTTGTCCCTGGATCTTTTTGCAG ACTTTGTCAAGCTTACTCTGTATaccgtcttcttctgcgcTCTTGTCATCTTTTTCAACTTCCCCATACATATCGTCAGAGACTGGTTCATGACCGCGAGGTCGTTCCTAAAGCGTCTACGAGCCCTCCTCCGCTATCGACAAGCGCTCAAACACATGGACCAGTATCCCGATGCTACAGTGGAGGATCTTGGCAGAGATGAAACCTGCATCATCTGCAGAGAAGAAATGCGCCCTTGGGATGCCAACGATACCAACCAGATCGAGAGAACGCGCGCCAAGAAACTTCCATGTGGCCATATCCTGCATTTCGGTTGCCTCAAGAGTTGGTTGGAGCGTCAACAAGTATGCCCAACCTGCCGTCGTCCTGTCGCACGCGAAGGTCAACAACCTGCGAGGAACGGGGATGCCGTGGTGTTCAGGTTGGGGCTCGGTTTGCCTCCTGGCCCAAATCAGCCGGCGCAAGCACAGTTTCCACCAAATGGTCAGCCTCCTGCaggtcaaccaccacaaggGGGAGCGGCGGGACTTCAGGGGAACAACAGGAATCGCAATGTCCGGATGTTTAACTTTGGGCCTCTCAGACTTGGGTTTGCCCAGGGTGGCGTTGAGGAGATCAGAGAGATGGCTCAGAGAATGGGTATGCCGCCAGATGCTGCTCACCCTGCGCCTCCCGCACCCGCGGCTCCTGCACCGGCTGACAATGCCGCTGTCAACGTCAATACACCTGGTGCTGGGCTGGATCAAATCCGCGGACAGCTCACTGACCTTAGCACGCGAATCCAGCAAGAGATGGCCAACCTGAACCATGCCGCGCACGAGTCGTATCTTCTCCAGCACATGGTCAACGAACTGACACGGTTGCGCCAGACGCCTACACAACAAGCTGGTCAGCGACAAGGAATACCTCTTGTTCCAGGTCAAGTTGTTGTGCCTCCTCAGCCTGTGGCTAACATCCAGCATCTAGCTCAGGCACCTGCTCAGGCAGCTGTTCAACCAGGAGTTCAACCGGCAGGCCAACCTGCTACCCAGTCACCTGTCATGCTGCTAGGCCAACCATATATTCAGGGACAGCCTCATCCTGCGCTTCATCATCCAGGAGTATTGCAAGCGCAGGTGCATGCATTTCTGCCGAGGGCCCAGCCTACTATTGGTAGGCTGGGTGCTGAATCAGGAGCGGCTATTCCTGCTGGAAGCCCAGATCTTCCCGAGGGTGTGACGATTCCGGCGGGCTGGTCACTTGTCCCTCTTCAAAGGGCGGAGAACGGGGTGGTAGAACCAAGTCCGCTCTCGGGCCAGCTGCCTGCGAACGCTCTTAGGGATAGGTTGCAGAACCTTGCTCCAGAGAGGCCAAGATCCTCCTTGTCCAGGGGCACGAGTCCTTTAGGCCGAGACACGACTTCGGTCGCTGGGTATGAGGCCGAATCATCGCAAACAGCTGAAGCACGTGGTGCTGTGCCATCAGATGCTGCCTCAAATACACAACGAACTGTGTCTCCATCTCACacagcatcaacagccaCTTCAGCTGTTCCAAATTGGGGTGGTCCGGCGCAGCTCTTCGGCGGTCGAACTACCTCCCCTTCGCAAACCGAGGCTGAGGCAGGTAGCAGCAGAGCAGCTTCAGAAAGCAATGGGTCTGCCGGGCCAAGTGCACAGAACGGCAGTACCAGTAATAGCAAGAGCACCGCCCGGCTGGCTTCGGTGGAGGACGCTGAgaatgaggaggatgaatgA
- a CDS encoding uncharacterized protein (COG:O; BUSCO:EOG092619VG; EggNog:ENOG503NZ0H), which produces MPEQEQDEQQRRQQSDRGQMLLLVLIFYLTFFSESDAPALISTPYLTASESLGRQRAAHGILNSTNWGDFSPHAHKEGAPPWQEPKYLNLTGFRESDGLAWEDLDYFKDRCRQWSKHAYPPQEGGDEWAHGSAKRTWQNATGTVQGKWIRRQGSAAKYRDNFNLTAVAPGVNWMGDDVDWGWNVTGSHGTVVLRLEEDDTPDSWYRETPKDEKESHTAGVAREISAVATFQDEETSAASFVMQLYGVHWPLQGSMILTTTSEKFAGIFGLPHLTPHAKFFETSQRLLNHTVDETLRERERSRLPDISNPWNPVIEGDFGGTLPRCEYILYLQLHALDHHYIHDKGFMDSSHSIIDDLERELRYPTGARNTKLPELQMSLVAWSPDCSYYLESKGPPLFPFADGQHLVGVKEEVLLTRVNYSLLVFAFVYAVQVILLKGQIKESPTPSTLNRLSFWSMSMMLLADGLVFSASSAWSVSASDGFHSALLLTFVSFMSSAIGAGLLASIRSSEPERRARDAPPATNTGTTNTTTTAPAPPPAPAAPQTSGTLPPPVTAGPPRAPSPPIIVPSDQDIDAEIAENVAAGAGAVPGLGTTTTAPATTTTPTNRPQTAQFAPVIFYFFLLILAIMVLTILSLSWPPRARSIYINTISFLYFSLWLPQIWRNARRNSRRSFSWNFLTGQSLCRLAPFAYFYLYDKNFLFVSTDYTTFSILVAWVWAQLLTLILQNFWEPRLGIPFPRGWMPEVWDYHRILRQDDIESGVVVGLEFLESASSSSSSTAEGHGHDHRGQLRERAKELRQRGMTLRNVDCAICREEMLVPVVMTGKPDPSWSMADMLERKSYMITPCRHMFHTKCLEQWFRKRLVCPICREDLQPL; this is translated from the coding sequence ATGCCTGAACAAGAACAGGATGAACAACAGCGACGGCAGCAGAGTGACCGGGGGCAGATGCTCCTCTTGGTGCTCATCTTTTATCTCACATTCTTCTCTGAGAGCGATGCACCAGCACTGATATCAACACCATATCTCACCGCCTCAGAAAGTCTTGGCCGCCAGAGGGCTGCTCATGGCATTCTCAACAGCACCAACTGGGGCGACTTTTCTCCCCACGCACACAAGGAAGGGGCGCCGCCATGGCAAGAGCCCAAGTATCTCAATCTCACCGGGTTTCGGGAAAGTGACGGTCTCGCGTGGGAGGATCTTGATTATTTCAAGGATCGGTGTCGTCAGTGGAGCAAACATGCCTACCCACCGCAGGAAGGAGGGGACGAGTGGGCTCATGGTTCGGCGAAGAGGACATGGCAGAATGCGACGGGCACTGTCCAGGGGAAGTGGATCCGTCGTCAGGGGTCGGCTGCGAAGTACAGAGATAACTTCAACCTCACTGCCGTTGCTCCTGGGGTCAATTGGATGGGGGACGATGTCGACTGGGGCTGGAATGTCACTGGATCTCACGGCACTGTTGTCCTACgccttgaggaggatgacacACCAGATAGCTGGTATCGGGAGACTCCAAAAGATGAGAAAGAGAGCCATACGGCGGGTGTTGCGAGGGAGATCTCAGCTGTGGCAACTTTTCAGGATGAAGAGACCTCTGCTGCCAGTTTCGTTATGCAACTTTACGGCGTTCACTGGCCATTGCAAGGGTCGATGATTCTGACTACAACTAGTGAGAAATTCGCGGGCATCTTTGGCTTGCCTCACCTCACGCCTCACGCCAAGTTTTTCGAGACGAGTCAGCGTCTGTTGAACCACACTGTCGATGAGACGCtgcgagagagagaacgTAGCAGGCTTCCAGATATATCCAACCCATGGAATCCGGTCATTGAAGGGGACTTTGGTGGCACACTACCCCGTTGTGAATACATTTTGTATCTGCAACTGCATGCCCTGGACCATCACTATATACATGACAAGGGATTCATGGATTCGTCGCATTCCATTATCGACGATCTGGAGCGGGAGCTTCGCTATCCTACTGGCGCTCGAAACACGAAGCTACCTGAGCTGCAAATGTCCCTCGTCGCCTGGTCGCCTGACTGCTCATATTATCTCGAGTCTAAGGGACCTCCCCTATTCCCATTCGCAGATGGCCAGCATCTTGTTggtgtcaaggaggaggtgcttCTCACTCGGGTGAACTACTCGCTGCTAGTTTTCGCGTTTGTATACGCAGTACAAGTCATACTCTTGAAAGGGCAGATCAAAGAATCCCCCACGCCCTCTACGCTCAATCGGTTGAGCTTTTGGAGCATGTCAATGATGTTGCTGGCAGATGGCCTGGTTTTCTCAGCTTCATCTGCTTGGTCTGTCAGTGCCTCTGACGGGTTTCACTCTGCCTTGCTGTTAACATTTGTCTCGTTCATGTCATCGGCTATCGGAGCTGGACTCTTGGCCAGCATCCGTAGCAGTGAACCAGAGAGGAGAGCTCGCGatgctcctccagccaccAACACGGGTACTACGAACACAACCACTAccgccccagcaccacctcctgctCCGGCAGCCCCACAGACCTCAGGCACTCTGCCCCCGCCAGTAACAGCTGGACCTCCCAGggcaccctctcccccgatCATTGTCCCCTCAGACCAAGACATCGACGCCGAGATTGCAGAAAACGTCGCAGCCGGCGCAGGCGCCGTCCCAGGCCtaggcaccaccaccacagccccagcaaccacaaccacaccaaccaaccgcccCCAAACAGCCCAATTCGCCCCCGTAATCTTctacttcttcctcctcatcctcgccatcatGGTCCTAacaatcctctccctctcctggcCCCCCCGCGCCCGCTCAATctacatcaacaccatctccttcctctaCTTCTCCCTCTGGCTCCCCCAAATCTGGCGAAACGCCCGCCGCAACAGCCGCCGCAGCTTCTCCTGGAACTTTCTGACAGGCCAATCCCTCTGCCGCCTCGCCCCGTTTGCGTACTTTTACCTCTACGACAAAAATTTCTTGTTCGTCTCGACCGATTACACAaccttctccatcctcgtcgcCTGGGTGTGGGCCCAGCTCCTGACGCTGATCCTGCAAAACTTTTGGGAGCCCCGGCTGGGCATCCCGTTTCCGAGAGGTTGGATGCCAGAAGTGTGGGACTACCACCGCATCCTGAGGCAGGATGACATCGAGAGCGGGGTTGTCGTCGGTCTTGAATTTCTCGAGTCtgcttcgtcgtcgtcgtcgtcgaccgcCGAAGGCCACGGCCACGACCACAGGGGGCagctgagggagagggcaaaGGAGCTGAGGCAGAGGGGCATGACGCTGAGGAATGTGGACTGCGCCATCTGCAGGGAGGAGATGCTGGTGCCGGTCGTGATGACGGGCAAGCCGGACCCGTCGTGGAGCATGGCTGACAtgctggagaggaagtcGTACATGATCACGCCCTGCCGGCACATGTTTCACACAAAGTGCTTGGAGCAGTGGTTTAGGAAGCGGCTGGTTTGTCCCATATGCAGGGAGGATTTGCAGCCGCTTTGA
- a CDS encoding uncharacterized protein (EggNog:ENOG503P8N1; COG:S), protein MASKNESNANNTSPTNASGDNAHAELTVQLEDLLNTLSNKFAGVSSEIFAKMDEMSRRLDNLEAQLAANKDKKSSSG, encoded by the exons ATGGCTTCCAAGAACGAGtccaacgccaacaacacGAGTCCAACAAAT GCCTCTGGCGACAACGCCCATGCTGAGCTCACGGTTCAACTCGAAGACCTTCTGAACACCCTCTCGAACAAATTTGCTGGCGTTTCTAGTGAAATCTTTGCAAAAA TGGACGAGATGTCGCGTCGCCTGGACAATCTTGAAGCACAGCTAGCAGccaacaaggacaagaagtcAAGCTCCGGCTGA
- the ERP38 gene encoding Protein disulfide-isomerase erp38 (COG:O; EggNog:ENOG503NY0R) produces MVLLKSFVLAGLTAVVAAKSAVLDLIPSNFDEVVLKSGKPTLVEFFAPWCGHCKNLAPVYEELAHAFEFTKDVQIAKVDADAERSLGKRFGVQGFPTLKWFDGKSDKPTEYNGGRDLEALTAFITEKTGIKSKKKLAPPSSVAYLTDATFKNIIGGDKHVLVAFTAPWCGHCKSLAPTWESLATTFANEPNVVIAKVDAEAENSKATANDYGVTSYPTIKFFSKGSTTPEDYNGGRSEEAFVAFLNEQAGTHRAAGGGVDATAGTFAVLDEIVTKYIGGTPLTDAAAEVKKAAESLKEDAQYKYAEYYIRVFDKLSKSDSFAAKELARLEGILKKGGLAPTKLDELTTKTNILRKFVEKVTGKDEL; encoded by the exons atggtTCTCCTCAAGAGCTTCGTGCTCGCCGGCCTCACGGCTGTTGTCGCGGCCAAGTCTGCCGTCCTCGACCTTATCCCTAGCAACTTCGACGAAGTCGTCCTCAAGTCCGGGAAGCCCACCCTCGTCGAGTTCTTCGCCCCATGGTGTGGCCATTGCAAGAACCTTGCTCCTGTCTATGAGGAGCTCGCCCACGCCTTCGAGTTCACCAAGGATGTCCAGATTGCCAAGGttgatgccgatgccgaaAGGTCGTTGGGCAAGCGTTTTGGTGTCCAAGGTTTCCCTACACTGAAGTGGTTCGATGGCAAGAGTGACAAGCCAACAGAGTACAATGGTGGACGTGACCTCGAGGCTCTGACCGCCTTCATAACCGAGAAGACTGGTATCAAGTCCAAGAAAAAGCTCGCTCCTCCCAGCAGCGTTGCCTACCTGACCGATGCTACCTTCAAGAACATCATTGGCGGTGACAAGCACGTTCTTGTTGCTTTCACTGCTCCCTGGTGCGGAC ACTGCAAGAGCCTTGCCCCCACTTGGGAGTCTCTTGCCACCACCTTCGCCAACGAGCCCAACGTCGTCATTGCCAAGGTTGATGCCGAGGCTGAGAACAGCAAGGCCACCGCCAACGATTATGGTGTGACCTCGTATCCCACCATCAAGTTCTTCTCCAAGGGCAGCACCACTCCCGAGGACTACAACGGTGGCCGTTCTGAGGAGGCCTTTGTTGCCTTCCTCAACGAGCAGGCCGGTACCCACCgcgccgccggcggcggtgttgatgCCACCGCTGGCACCTTCGCCGTTCTCGATGAGATTGTCACCAAGTACATTGGTGGCACCCCCCTTACCGATGCCGCtgccgaggtcaagaaggctgctgagagCCTCAAGGAGGATGCCCAGTACAAGTACGCCGAGTACTACATCCGCGTCTTTGACAAGCTTAGCAAGAGCGACAGTTTTGCTGCTAAGGAGCTCGCCCGTTTGGAGGGTATCCTCAAGAAGGGTGGTCTGGCCCCTACCAAGCTTGATGAGCTtaccaccaagaccaacatCCTCCGCAAGTTTGTCGAGAAGGTCACTGGCAAGGATGAGCTTTAA
- the RPS29 gene encoding 40S ribosomal protein S29 (EggNog:ENOG503P6KV; COG:J): protein MSHESVWNSRPRTYGKGSRACRVCTHQAGLIRKYGLNICRQCFREKAADIGFVKYR, encoded by the exons ATGTCTCACGAGTCTGTCTGGAACTCCCGCCCCCGCACTTACGGCAAGGGCTCTCGCGCTTG CCGTGTCTGCACCCACCAGGCTGGTCTGATCCGCAAGTACGGCCTCAACATCTGCCGTCAGTGCTTCCgcgagaaggctgccgacATTGGTTTCGTCAAG TACCGGTAA
- the TUF1 gene encoding translation elongation factor Tu (EggNog:ENOG503NV4W; COG:J) yields the protein MPALLRTIAPFLRAATLRQSATPLVQLQRQTRTPILNFARSYAVFERTKPHVNIGTIGHVDHGKTTLSAAITKRQAEKGMANFLEYGAIDKAPEERKRGITISTAHIEYSTEARHYSHVDCPGHADYIKNMITGAASMDGAIIVVAASDGQMPQTREHLLLARQMGIQRIVVFVNKVDALEDPEMLELVEMEMRELLTSYGFDGDNTPVVLGSALCAMEGKRPEIGESKIDELMKAVDEWIPTPERDTDKPFLMPIEDVFSIAGRGTVVSGRVERGTLKRDADIELIGKSNEIIKTKVTDIETFKKSCEESRAGDNSGLLLRGVRREDIKRGMVVAKPGTVTAHKKFLLSLYVLSKEEGGRHSGFGEKYRPQMYIRSADESVTLYFPEGTEDASSKMVMPGDNVEMLAELYNPVAVEAGMRITIREGGRTVATGLVTRILE from the exons ATGCCTGCCCTCCTCAGAACCATTGCCCCCTTCCTGAGGGCGGCCACCCTCAGACAGTCTGCCACTCCTCTGGTCCAGCTCCAGCGCCAGACCCGCACTCCCATCCTCAACTTTGCCCGGTCGTACGCTGTTTTTGAGCGCACCAAGCCCCACGTCAACATTG GCACAATCGGTCACGTCGATCATGGAAAG ACTACCCTGtccgccgccatcaccaagagGCAAGCCGAGAAGGGCATGGCCAACTTCCTCGAGTATGGCGCTATCGACAAGGCCCCCGAAGAGCGCAAGCGTGgtatcaccatctccacTGCCCACATCGAGTACTCGACCGAGGCCCGCCACTACTCCCATGTCGACTGCCCTGGTCACGCTGATTACATCAAGAACATGATTACCGGTGCCGCCTCCATGGATGGTGCCATCATTGTCGTTGCTGCTTCCGATGGACAAATGCCCCAGACCCGTGAGCACTTGCTCCTCGCCCGCCAGATGGGTATCCAGAGaatcgtcgtcttcgtcaacAAGGTCGATGCCCTTGAGGACCCCGAGATGTTGGAGCTCGTCGAGATGGAGATGCGTGAGCTTCTCACCTCGTACGGCTTCGACGGTGACAACACCCCCGTCGTTCTCGGTTCTGCTCTCTGCGCCATGGAGGGCAAGCGCCCCGAGATTGGCGAGTCCAAGATCGATGAGCTCATGAAGGCTGTCGATGAGTGGatccccacccccgagcGTGACACCGACAAGCCTTTCCTCATGCCCATTGAGGACGTCTTCTCCATTGCCGGTCGTGGTACCGTCGTCTCTGGCCGTGTCGAGCGTGGTACTCTCAAGAGAGATGCCGATATCGAGCTCATTGGCAAGTCCAAcgagatcatcaagaccaagGTCACCGACATCGAGACCTTCAAGAAGTCCTGCGAGGAGTCCCGCGCCGGTGACAACTCCGGTCTTCTCCTCCGTGGTGTCCGCCGTGAGGACATCAAGCGTGGTATGGTCGTTGCCAAGCCCGGCACCGTCACTGCCCACAAGAAGTTCCTGCTCTCCCTCTACGTCCTCTCCAAGGAGGAAGGTGGCCGTCACTCCGGCTTCGGTGAGAAGTACCGCCCCCAGATGTACATCCGCTCCGCCGACGAGTCCGTCACCCTCTACTTCCCTGAAGGCACCGAGGATGCCTCCAGCAAGATGGTCATGCCCGGTGACAACGTCGAGATGTTGGCCGAGCTCTACAACCCCGTTGCCGTCGAGGCCGGTATGCGCATCACCATCAGAGAAGGTGGTCGCACTGTTGCCACTGGTCTCGTCACCCGCATCCTTGAGTAA